From one Arvicanthis niloticus isolate mArvNil1 chromosome Y, mArvNil1.pat.X, whole genome shotgun sequence genomic stretch:
- the LOC143437294 gene encoding uncharacterized protein LOC143437294, which translates to MAPAGAAFLPRPLPLLKPRETRSRIEPDRRGPGGGPAPREGRRGVSAQRRGAASGSLALARALPVALTADPAGRKLMWLRWKRLSVTGASANRGRHPATPALACDVTAPARRPHRDPDGRRDSRQPRRTLRDVTAGDGDPRRRTAAIPDFLGGVGGGDRSRDSPWWPPPRRYQSILINYQ; encoded by the exons ATGGCACCCGCGGGCGCCGCGTTCCTGCCGCGGCCTCTTCCTCTCTTGAAGCCGCGGGAGACCAGAAGCCGGATAGAACCGGATCGGCGCGGCCCCGGG GGCGGGCCCGCGCCTCGGGAAGGGCGGAGAGGCGTTTCGGCCCAAAGACGCGGCGCCGCTTCCGGTTCCCTGGCGCTCGCCAGGGCACTTCCGGTCGCGCTCACAGCCGACCCTGCGGGGCGGAAGCTGATGTGGTTACGCTGGAAGCGGCTTTCGGTGACCGGGGCGTCCGCGAACCGCGGTCGTCACCCCGCGACTCCGGCGCTGGCGTGTGACGTCACCGCGCCCGCTAGGCGGCCGCACCGGGATCCCGACGGCCGCCGCGACTCCCGCCAACCCCGTCGGACTctccgtgacgtcacagccggcgacggCGACCCACGCAGGCGCACGGCGGCGATCCCGGATTTCCTCGGAGGTGTTGGCGGTGGAGATCGATCCCGTGATTCCCCGTGGTGGCCCCCACCCCGTCGATACCAATCGATactaatcaattatcaataa